A single genomic interval of Zingiber officinale cultivar Zhangliang chromosome 4A, Zo_v1.1, whole genome shotgun sequence harbors:
- the LOC121972997 gene encoding uncharacterized protein LOC121972997: MATRLAKGSRVEVMRRNADDSRTPPYSWRCGDLLSFNSQQFIVRLDDPEVPVQCVSRDCIRPCPPPFVGRFRWKAGDPAELFEDHAWWPAKVVDVDDRRRVVDVWRWNSATQIRVRPSKLRQRKQWIHAKWSVIDKSEAEAEVPSQPCEDRESCNMSGRKRMSPSEGEVESRPCRRQVVFWTSSVDYSSDSTSSSSVDYSSDSTSSSSVNSPEN; this comes from the exons ATGGCGACCAGGTTGGCCAAGGGGAGCAGAGTGGAGGTGATGCGGCGAAACGCCGACGACAGCCGCACACCTCCGTATTCATGGCGCTGCGGCGATCTCCTCTCATTCAATTCCCAGCAGTTCATCGTTCGCCTGGACGACCCCGAGGTTCCGGTGCAGTGCGTGTCGAGGGACTGCATCCGCCCGTGCCCTCCTCCCTTCGTCGGCCGCTTCCGGTGGAAAGCCGGCGACCCGGCCGAATTGTTCGAGGACCACGCGTGGTGGCCGGCGAAGGTCGTCGACGTGGATGATCGCCGTAGGGTCGTCGACGTTTGGCGCTGGAACTCGGCGACGCAGATCCGAGTTCGCCCGTCCAAGCTCCGGCAGAGAAAACAATGGATTCACGCGAAGTGGTCGGTGATCGATAAGTCTGAG GCGGAAGCAGAGGTTCCTTCTCAGCCGTGCGAGGACAGAGAGTCCTGCAACATGTCCGGTCGGAAGAGGATGAGTCCGTCGGAGGGAGAGGTGGAGAGCCGTCCCTGCCGGCGCCAAGTTGTTTTCTGGACGTCTTCGGTGGATTATTCCAGTGATTCGACATCGTCGTCTTCGGTGGATTATTCCAGTGATTCGACATCGTCGTCTTCGGTTAACAGTCCGGAAAATTAA